Within the Mucilaginibacter sp. CSA2-8R genome, the region CTTACTCTGCATTACTGCAGTAATAGCGACCGGATTGGTATCTCGTAAAATCACATTCATTCCCCTATGGATTGGTGATGCGCTTTGGGCGGTAATGATTTATTTACTCATGAGGATGATACTTATCCAAATCCCCATCTTTAAAATTGCTACATGGAGTTTAGCTTTTTGCTTCGCGATTGAAATTAGCCAGCTTTACCAGGCACCTTGTATTAATCACATCCGGTCAACGTTGATAGGACACCTTGTTTTAGGGCAAGGATTTTTGTGGAGTGATTTAGTGGCTTACACTGGGGGAATACTAACTATTGCAATAGTAGAAAGCATGCTCAATACTAAAGCAAGTCGTTTTTAAATATGAATACGTTTTTTCTGACTGCCTTAATAACTCTAAAAAATTTCTTTTAAACGCACGACTTTACAGGCGAAAATAACATAACCGCTAACGCCTACTATTATACTTACCTTTGAGCGTATATAGCCCAATACATGATTGCACAAACACTCAGTAACCTAAAAATTACTGCACTAAACCCTATGCAGCAAGCTGCCATCAGTGCCGCTCAAAAAAACGATATCATACTGCTTTCGCCAACAGGCTCCGGCAAAACACTTGGCTTTTTGTTACCGCTACTTGGCTTGCTTAACAAAAGCATACCTACGGTGCAGGCCTTGATCCTGGTACCATCGCGCGAGCTGGCCTTGCAAATTGAGCAGGTTTTTCGTGCAATGGGAAGCGGGTTTAAAGTAAACTGCTGTTATGGAGGCCATCCGGTTAAAATTGAGCGCAATAACCTGTCAGAACCAC harbors:
- a CDS encoding DUF2809 domain-containing protein, with the translated sequence MNKLRLKYLLCITAVIATGLVSRKITFIPLWIGDALWAVMIYLLMRMILIQIPIFKIATWSLAFCFAIEISQLYQAPCINHIRSTLIGHLVLGQGFLWSDLVAYTGGILTIAIVESMLNTKASRF